In the genome of Candidatus Acidiferrales bacterium, the window GTGGGCCGAGCCGCATCACAATTACGCCGCTTACGGAACGCGCATTCCGCCCGCGGGCCCTGTAGTTGTCCCGGGAACTTACACGGTTCATGTTAAGGCAGGCAGCAACGAAGGCTCAGCGCAGCTCGCCGTCCTTCCCGATCCGCATTCGCCCGGCACCGAGCAGTCCATCCGCGCGCAAGTGCAGTTCTCGCGCCAGGTGCTCGACGAAGAAAATCAGGCCGCGGACATGATCAATCATCTCGAGTGGACGCGCCGCCAGGTCGAAGACCTCGAAACCGTCCTCAACGCCGACGCGCAAAAGCACGCCGCCGCGATTCAGGCCGCGAAGGATTTCGAAGTCAAAGTCGTCGCGCTCGAAGGCAAGCTGATCGACGTCCACAATACCGGTCGCAGCGAAGACGCCTTCCGCAATCCCGTGCAGCTCTATGAACGCATCAGTTGGATGATTGGCCAGATGGTCGGCACGCCCGGCGGCGGTGGCGGAGGCGGCGATCTCGCGCCCACGGCGCAGCAAATTGCCGTCAACGATGAATTCAAACAGCAGCTCACCGAAATTCAAGGCGAGTTCAAGCAGTTCGTCGGCCACGACACGCCAGCCTTCAATTCGATGCTCAAGCAAAATCACGTGACCGCATCGATTGAACCCTAGCGCCGCTGGCTGAAAAACTCATTCGCGTGTCATTCTGAGGAGCCGAAGGCGACGAAGAATCTGCAGTTTTCTTTGAATTTCGGCACAAGCCGAGTTTTCGTTCTGGCCCAAGACGGCAACTCGGAGTGTTTTCACCGAGCTCCTAGGGGCAGTCGCGCGCGGAGGGGACGGTACACGATTCCTATGGAGACTGGAGCCGAGGGGCGGACCTGAACCGTCGACTGCCTAACAATAGGCACTAGACATTATGACGCGAGGGCGAATCTAATGTCACAAGCCGGGTTTTTCTTTGGACCTGTGGCTGAAGCGTTTCCGCCTAGGTCTGGGGGCGTGCGTTCGCGGCGACCTAGGAGGGACGGATGCCCCTACGGCATCGCTGGCGGACTGCGGGTTCCGCTCATCGGTACGGAGCGAGTCCTGTGCGGCTACAAGGAGTGGACTGGCCCAGTTGGCATACTTGGCTCGCTGCATGACCCCTCCCGCTGGCGTGAATGCGAGAGCTCCCGGTCCCACATTAGAGAATACGCTGTACTGGAGCACCTGTTCCTCGGCGAGTCTTTTTTGTCGGGTCATTTCGGCTTCGCTGGCAATGTCTTGGACTATCGGGATGAGTCCGCGGACGAGTTCTAGAGTATCGGCGGCGATCTCGTCGGAAGAACGCTTCAATGGAGCCGCTCCCTCTGACGCTGGCAGGGAGTCCATCTCTTTTTCTAAGTCCGTCCACCACATCCTGTCGAATATGGAATCCAGTCTTTTTTGCTCGATAGGTGACCCTAGGTTCTCGTTGATAGAATGAATCAGTTTTCGCGTGCCCTCCTTCTCTGCCCTTGTCGCCTGGAACATTCCGAGAGGGTCCTTGACGTCCTGTGGTTCCAAACCGCCTATGAGGTAGGTCCATACACGCGCCTGAGTATCACTGGCTTTAGACAGCGCGCCAGCTTCGAAGAGAATCCATTCCGCCGTAAGGTTCTCGGAAGTCAGGCAGACAATTCCAGCTTTCATGGTGTTTAGAGCCTTAATTATCTCGTCGCGCCATCGGGTTCCCGGGTCGATGTTTGCCGTTGAGATCCATGGCTTGGCGGCAGGGATTATCGTCGGAAGCAAGTCTTTCAGCGCCTCTGCAACCCTTCTGCTTCGTGGCCCGGACTGGCTAATGAAAACATTGCTTGTTTCTTCCATCGCGTAACTCCAAATGTAAGGGTCGAAGCAGGATAACACTTTTCACGCGGGAGGGAGTACTCAGCTGCTAAGTTAACGGGATGATTCTCCGCTTGGCATGCACGTAGTTTGCGGCTTACAAGCGGCAAATCCCCGCATCGCCAAAGGTTGGATGGAGCCGCGGGGCGGACTTGAACCGTCGACCTGCCGATTACGAATCGGCTGCTCTACCAACTGAGCTACCGCGGCCTGTATTTCAATTTAGCATCGCCCGCAAAACCGGTCAAACGCTTCGGGAACAGAATTGCGCCCTCTTCCAAGACTCAGCTGCCATCACGATCCGATTGAAAATCCGCTGACGATGTGGTACAAAGTCACATGCAGGCTCGCGGTCGAGCCTGCTGAAAAACAGCTGAACGGGAGGCAAGCCGCGGAGACGCGGCTTTTTGGTTTTTATGAGGCTGAAAAATTCTAATCGCCACACGCCGGAATTAGAATTGCCCGTAACTCACACAAAACAAAGGACCGGCCAATTTCTAATCGCCACATTTCGCGTCTTATTTGCGCATAGACTGATTGCGCAAAAGAGCCTTTGGCGAGCGCAACGGAAGCCTCCAGCCGCCCTAGGCAAGGATCGGAATAATCTCTTCCTGGATCGGTCCGGTGACGCTCGCCTCGCCGTCCCCGACGTACATATTGACTTCGCTGCGCACGCCAAATTCCGGCAAATAAATCCCCGGCTCGACGGAAAAGCACGTATGCGGAGCGACGCGCCGGTCATCTTTCGTTTCCAGGCCGTCCATGTTCGCGCCGTTGCCGTGAACGTCCTGGCCGATGCTGTGGCCGGTGCGATGCGTGAAGTATTTCCCGTACCCCGCCTTGCGAATCACTTCGCGGCAGGCGCGATCCACCTCCCATCCGTGAATGCTGCGGCCTGCGGCCACGGATCGTTTCACAAATTCAATCGCCGCATCGCGCGCGCCGCGCACAATCTGAAATATCTTGGCGTACTTCGCAGGCACAGATGCGCCGAGATAGCCCATCCACGTGATGTCGTAATAGACGCTGCCCGGCTGATCGACTTTGCCCCAGACGTCGAGCAACAGCAAATCGCCTTCGCGAATCGGCGCGCTGCCCGTAGCTGGCGGGCCATAATGCGGATTTCCCGCGTTGGCATTTACCGCAACGATCGGCGGTCCATCCGCAAAAACGCCATTCGCGCGAAACTGCGCGGCCATCCATTGCTGCAGTTCGTATTCCGTGAGCGATTTCTTTTCGCGCACGAAAGAGCCCGCGCGCCGAAACGCATCCTGCGTGACGGCATCGACAATTTTTGCAGCCGCTTTGTGCGAGGCAAACTGCTCCGGCGTCCACGCCGCTTCGAATTTCTGCACCAAGTCTGCGGAGCTGACGATTTTCACGCCGAGCTTCCGCACCAGCTCGATTGTTCCCGCGTCCACCAAACCAATGTAGGGGATGTTGTTCATCGGCGAATATTCCATGGCAATGCTCTTCGCGCCGTGAAGCATTTTCCCGAGGTTTTTCTGCAGTTCCTCCCAGCCGGAGTATTCGATTTTGCGGCCGGGCAAGCCATCCAGTTGCCCCGCCTCGATGCGGTGAACAAGTTTTCCGGGATTGCCGCGCGCGGGAATGAAATAAAACCAGCGGCGCGAGGCCATAACCTTGGGATCGAGGCCAAGAATCCGGCCGGCGATGGGATCGCGGTGGTGATGATCGTAGAAAAGCCAGCCGTCGCATTTCTGATTGCGAAGTTCTGTTTGAATGGCCTTCATGTCAGACATTTGTGCACTCTCTTCTGGCGGAGCCTCCAATGAGGCGCTCACGCCAAAGATTGAATTTGCGCCGCGTTCACGCCGCGAATTTCCACCTGCTTCGTGCGGCTCTTTTCGCCGCGCAGGATTCTAACAGCCGAGGCGGAGACGTTCAAACGCTCCGCGAGAAAGCGGCGGAGAGCCTCATTTGCGCGGCCATCGGCAGGTGGAGCGGTGAGGTGAATTTTCAATGCGCCTTGAATGTCACCGTCGATGCTGTTGCGCCTGGCTCGCGGAACGACGCGAACCGCAAAAACCACGGCGCCGCCGCGCGATGCCACCTCGATCATTCCGCTTTTCGCTCGCCGAAAATCGCCGTGCCGATGCGCACTTGCGTCGCGCCCTCTTCGATGGCGATTTCAAAATCGTGGCTCATGCCCATCGAGAGTTCCGGGAACGAGCGGCCCAGATGCTTTTCGAGGTCGTCGCGCAAACGGCGAAGACGCCGAAAATACGGGCGAACGTCGCGAGGATCCTCGCAAAACGGCGGAATCGTCATCAAGCCACGAAGCTGAAGATGCGGCATCTGGACGACAGCTTCAGCAAGGGCGGGCAGATCGGTCTGCGAGACGCCGGATTTCGTTTCTGCGGGATCGAGCTGAACTTCGATGAGCACGGCAAGCCATTCGTTCGTTTCGCCTGCGGCCTCGTCGAGCTTCAGCGCCAGCGCGGCGTCGCTGACTGAATCGATCCAGTCGAAGAGCCGCGAGGCCCGCCGCGCCTTATTGCTCTGGAGATGGCCAATCAGGTGCCAGCTCGGCTTCAAATCCACGAGCGCCGGCTGCTTCCCCTCCCACTCCTGCACGCGATTTTCGCCGAACGCCCTCACCCCCGCCTCATACGCCTCGCGAATCGCTTCCGCGGGCTGCGATTTCGACGCCCCAACGAGCACCACCTCCTCCATACGGCGATCAGCGCGCGCCGCGGCGCGTGCTATGTGTTCGCGGATGCGCTCGATATTGGAAGCGATGGAGGATCTCGTCCTGGGCATGGGGCATTCTAGCATGAGGAAAACGCGCCTATTTTGGCGACCGCTGGCAAATCTGGCTGAGTTGTCGAATGTGTTAGACTGGGCCGCACTCCGATGGCAGGCCGCGGCAAATTCATCGCGCTCGAAGGAATTGACGGCTCCGGCAAGCGCACGCAGATCGATCTGCTCTCGCGCGCTCTGCAGCAGCGCGGCATCGAGCACGTGAAAATGAGTTTTCCACGCTACGAAGGATTTTTTGGCCGAATGGTGGCGCGCTACTTAAATGGAGAATTCGGCACACTGGCGCAAGTCGATCCTCATTTTTCGGCGCTCCTCTACGCCGGCGACAGACTCGAACACAAGCAGTTGCTCGAAGAGCATCTGGGCCAGGGGAAAATGATTCTCACTGACCGTTATATTGGGTCGAATTTGGCGCACCAAGGCGCGCGCGTGACGAATCGGAAAATGGCGCAGTTCCTGCACTGGCTCGAAAAGCTCGAATACGAAGTTTACGGCCTGCCGCGCGAAGACCTGGTGATCTATCTGCGAGTTCCGAGTGTTGAGGCGCGGCGGCTCGTTGGGCAAAAGGGCGCGCGGCAGTATACGCGGCGGCGCCATGATTTGCATGAAGCGAGCCTTCGCCATTTGAAGAACGCGGCGAAGGTTTACGACCGGCTTGCGAAGCGGCGCAACTGGACCGTTGTGGAGTGCACGGAGCGCGGACACGAGTTGCTCTCGCCGGAGATGATTCACCGCCGCATCCTCGATATTCTGGACGCGCGGATTCTCGCGAGCTTGCGCGATTCCGAGGAGTTCTAATGGGTTTCCGCGAATTCCTGGGCAACGAACGAATCGTCACGGCGCTACAAGCGATGCTGAGGCGCGAGCGCGTTCCGAGCGCGCTCCTTTTCGCCGGCTCGCGCGGAGCCGGCAAATTCACGCTGGCGCGAATGTTCGCGCAGGCCGCAAATTGCGAAAGGCTGCGCGACGATTTTTGCGGCGAGTGCACGACCTGCAAACAAATTGCCGGCCTGGCCGATCCGGCGGCCCTAATCGAGCGCGGGCTGATGGAGCGCGGCGAATCGCCGGACACGGCAACGGTCGAGCGCATGCCGCTGATTCTCGAGACCCATCCGGACGTATGGGCGATCGTTCCCGATCCGGTGCGGCGGAAAAATCCCGTGGCGCGGCCCATGATTCGCGTGGGGCAGCTTCGCGCCGTGCAGCGTGCAGCCTACTTTCATCCTCAGCGGAGGCGGCGCATTTTCATCCTCGATGGCGCGGACACGATGCGCTGGACGGATGCGGACGTTTTTCTGAAAATCCTCGAAGAGCCCCCGGAAACCGCCACGCTTATCCTCCTCGCACCGCGCGTGGATTCCCTGCTCCCGACGATTCGCTCCCGCTGCCTGACGTTCTGGTTCGCTCCGGTTGCCACAGAGAAAATCGAGGAGTTCCTCAAAGAGCGGACGGATTGGAAGGCGGCGGAAAGAAAACTTGCCGCGCAGCTCGCTGACGGCAGTCCGGGCGCCGTATTCGGAATCGATCTCGCAGAATCGGCGCGCATTCGGCGGGAAGTCTTGCGGCTGATCGAGGATGCAGCGGCCGGAAGATCCTATCGTGCGATCTTTGCGGCAACAGCGAGACTGGCGAAAAACGAGTCCGAATCGTTTGAAAACCTGCTGGCCATGTTCTATAGTTTATTAGCAGATCTTCTTGAGCTTTCGCACAGCCCGAAGAGCTTTGTCCCTCGCAATCCGGATTTGCGGCGCGAGTTGCAGAATTTGACGCACGTTGCAGATGGGCCTTGGATTGCGCGGGCCACAGAAAGCCTCGACCGGCTGGAAAGCCGGCTGCGGCGCAATGTGGGAAGACAACTAGGCCTTGACTCCGTAGCTGTGATGCTGGGAACCCGGTAAAGCAGCGGCACAAAAGGCATTTTGACTTTTTCAAAATTGATCGAAACCTAATCATCATTCGCGTAGTCTTATATTCATTATGGAAAACGAAGGAGTACTCATCGTGAACCGCAAGCTATTTCGTCCCTCCTTGACCGAGGTAAAGGATCAGTATCCCGCCCGGGGCGGGCATGACGGGGCAGGCCCTGGGCAGCGAAAAAAACCGGCTCCTCCGGAGCAAACTCACGCAGAAAGTTTCTACTACGTGAAGCAAATGCAGTCGCACACGCCAGTGACAGTCACGCTTACCGACGGTGAACAGCTTCACGGTATCGTGGAATGGTATGACCGCGAGTGCATCAAGCTGACACGCTTTGGGAGCCCTAATCTGCTCATTTATAAGCACTCAATCAAGTACATCTTCAAGGAAGGCGAAGAAGCGGCCCACGGAGGAAATGGAAACGGGAACGGACACGACGGGAATTAACTTCCCGCAGCCAGATTTCTTATACTGACTTTTGTCCGCCAGTTTCGGGCTAGGCCTGACGAATGACAGCAGGCCTAGCCAGTTTGGCATTTGCTCTTCGACGGCAGCCCTGCTAAATTCGCTTGGCTAAGCCGATGGCCGAGAAATCGGAATCCGCGCGCACAACGATTATTCTCGCCGTCGTGTGCGTCGCCATCGGGACAGTCGCGCTTTCCTACGGCCTGCAAACGCTCACTTCCTTCGAAGTCCGGCGCTGGGCCTCGGCAAATCCGTACTTGAATCTCACGCCACAGCCTATGCCCTCGACCGCTGTCTCGCCAGCTCAAGAGAAGAATCTTTCCGCTTACGGCGTGAGCTTTGCCGCAGCATGGAAAGGCATTGCGACGCAGCGGCAGAACGCAGGGAATACGGAATTCGATTTCAAGCAAGGTCCCTTTCTCATTTTTTTCGACCCGGACGCGCAGAAGAACATCATCGAAACCATAGAGGACGGCGATCCGCAGCTATTGGACCGTTACAAGGCTGTCTTCGGCGACCCGCTTTTCTCTTCGGATTACGAACTCTATAGCGCGGTTTATGCGGCATCGCCCGCCGAAGTGACGCCATTCATGTCGCGTGCAAACGTGATTCGAACCAGCACGCTTCTGCAATGGAAGCTGGGATTTGGCGCGTATGGAGCGAGCACAATTTTCACCATGCAAACCCAGGCACTGCGCGGATTGCAGTTCGGCGATCCATCGCGCGATCGCGTGGTCGTCGAGCAACTCTTCGACAACCACAAACGGCAATACAAGCTGCTGTTCACTTCAAAAGCAGGGCCGGGAACGATTCTTCAGGCCGATATCAATTGCGTCGTCAACTCACTGCATGCAGGGACAACACACTAGTTGCGCCTGCCTTCAGGAAATGAGACGCATATAGCTGATTGCGACGCGCCAGCCTAGGCGCTTGCGGCGGATGAGCTTTCCAGAACTTTGCGGTAGTACTCTTCGTAAAGCGGAATGACATCATTCGAGCAGAATTTCTTGCGCGCATCAATGCGTGCTTGCTGGCCCATTTCGCGTCCGCGATCGGCACGCGAGAGAATCTGGATGGCATATTTGGCTGCCGCAGCCACGTCTCGCGGAGCGACCAGATAACCATCCACACCATGGGTGACGACTTCAGGCACGCCACCCACGTTCGTTGCGATGACGGGAACTTCGCAGGCCATAGCCTCCAGCGCGGCAAGACCGAACGATTCCAGGTCCGACGGCAGCAGGAACAAGTCCGCAAGACCGAGAAGATCCTGAACGCCCCCCTGCTTCCCCAAAAAGAAAACTTCCGATCCGAGTTTCTTCTGCCGCACCAGATGCTCGACAGCGCCATGGTCCGGGCCGTCGCCGATCAGGACGAGTTTTGCGGGCATCTTTTCGCGCACCAGAGCGAAGATTTCAACGGCATCCGTGACGCGCTTCACCGGGCGAAAATTCGACAAATGCATCAAAATCGGCTCGCCATCCGGAGCCCATTCGGCGCGCGGACGCTGATCTTTCGGACGGCAATACAAATCGCAGTTGACGAAATTGCGAATCGCTTCAATCGGGCGGCGAATGTCGAATTCGCGGATGGTTTCCTGGCGCAGATAATTCGAAATCGCCGTCACGCCGTCGCTTTGCTCGATGGAAAAACGCGTCACGGGAAGATAGCTGCGATCGCTGCCCACGAGCGTGATGTCCGTCCCATGCAGCGTGGTGATAAAAGGCAGGCGCCGCGGCGCCATCATCGAGCGCGCCAGAAGGGCGCTTACGGAATGGGGGATGGCGTAGTGAACGTGCAGCAAATCCAATGAGGCTGATTCTGCGACCTCGAACATCTTGACCGCCAGCGACAGCGTATACGGCGGATGATCGAACAAAGGATACGAGGTCACTTCGACTTCGTGAAAAGTAATGCGCTCGTTCGTCAAATTGAGCCGCGTCGGCATTGCGTAACTGATGAAATGAATCTCGTGTCCACGCGCGGCGAGCTCCATGCCGAGTTCCGTGGCGACCACGCCCGAGCCGCCGTACGTCGGATAACATGTGATGCCAATTTTCATGAAGGATTCCTGCGCCCTTGCGCGCGTTCAACCGGCGGTGCTAGATTCGCATACTTCCGTCTAGTTCTCCATTAGACGCAAGAGGGCATGCCTGCGATGCAACGACTTGCGGGAAAGGCAGCATTCATCACCGGTGGCGGGACGGGCATCGGCCGCGCGTGCGCGTTGCTGTTTGCCGCGGAGGGAGCGAAGGTGGCGATTGCCGCCCGCCGGCGCGAACGTCTGGATGCTACGGAGAAAGAGATTATGGCTTCCGGCGGAGAAGCTCTGGCGATCGAGTGCGACATCACGAACCGAGCATCGGTGGAACGATCGCTGGTAGAGGCTGAAAAGCGATTCGGCAAATTGAGCATCATCGTCAACAATGCGGGCGCGGTCCACGTCGGCTCCGCGGAAGAAACATCGGATGAAGACTGGCAGCGCGTGATTTCCACAAATCTGACGGGCACATTTCTCGTTTCGCGCGCGGCAGTGGCGGCGTTGCGGCGAGCCGGCGGTGGATCGATTGTCAATATCGGCTCGTATTTGGGACTCGTTGGCCTGCCCCAGCGCGCGGCCTATGCGGCATCCAAAGGCGGCGTCACGATGCTCACAAAAGCAATGGCGCTCGATCACGCGAACGAGAATATTCGTGTAAACTGCATTTGTCCGGCGTTGGTCGAAACGGAATTGGCGCGCGGCGCATGGGAGCGGATGCCCGACCCTGCTGCATATCGTAAGTTTCGCGAATCGCAAATTCCCATCGGCCGGATTGGACGCCCGGAGGACGTAGCGCAACTCGCCCTTTTTCTTGTGTCGGACGAATCCTCGTGGATGACGGGAGTTGCGCTGCCTTTGGACGGCGGCGCGACCGCTGCTTGACCGCAGCCTGAAGAATGCTGCACGGCATTTTTTCATTTCACTTACCTGCGCCCGACGACGCTAGGAGAAGGAAGCAGCGATAAGCCCAGCCATCGCTGCGCGCTTTACTTCCCTTTCCAGATTGGCTAAGTTCAGCACAGACGATCATGGATTTACTCGCTTCAGGAAAAGACCTGCTTTTCACGCTGGTGCTGAAGGTCGGCTTCTCGGCATCGCTGGGAGCGTTACTGGTGCGGTTCGCGCGGTTTCGCCGCGTGCTATTCACGGAGACGCGCGATTCGGACCAGAAGGTTCTGCTCCTGCTTTTCTTGACGCCGCCACTCGCGCTGGGCGTTGTTCTCCGCATGGTTGGCTATCGATTTTTCGATTTGACGCTGTCCGGTTCGTTCTTGATGGGATTGGTTGGCGGCCGAATCGTCGGATTGCTGGGTGGCTCTCTGCTCAGCTTGCCTGCGTTCGGGAATCACGAATGGATTGCCACGCCATTGGCGGCTCTGGTTGGATTGATTGCCGGATCGATCCGCCACTTCATGCCCAACAAAGAAGACGTCTGGCATTTCGGCCCGTTCCTTTTCCTCAACATTCCCAAATCGCTCTGGCGGCTGGCGCGCCGCGGACAAATCAACTGGGCCATGTTGCCGCTTGGCGTGTGCATTCTCCTGGAGTTCGGCCGCTATGCGCTAGCGCGCGCAGTTCCGGCGAGGTGGATGTACACGCTGCCCTATCCGAAATGGCCGTGGCTGTTCCTGATTGTTTTGGCCACGGTGATGAGCGTGGCGATGCCGGTGAAAATCTGGAACAACACACGCATCGAAATGAATCTCGAGCAAAATCAGCAATTGCTGCTGAAGGCCCGCATGGACGCGCTTTCGCGGCAAATCAATCCGCATTTTCTTTTCAACACGCTGAATACCGTTTCATCCCTGGTGCGCTATGACCCGGATATGGCGCGCATCGTCGTGTTGAAGCTTTCGAATATTCTGCGGCGGTTATTGCGCAAGCATGAGACGTTCGTGCCGTTGCGCGACGAACTCGATTTCATAGACGACTATTTGGATATCGAGGTGGCGCGCTTTGGCCGCGACAAATTGCAATTCTTCAAGGAAATCGAAGAGAGCACGCTGGATGCGTTCGTTCCCAGCATGCTGCTTCAGCCGATCATCGAGAATGCCATCCGGCACGGCTTGGCGCCGAAACTCGAAGGCGGCGAAATTTGGCTGCGTGCGCGCATGAACGAAGGCCATCTGGCCATCGAAATCGATGACAACGGAATGGGCATTCCTTCCGAACGCCTGGCGCAGATCTACAGCGAAGGCATTGGCATCAGCAACGTGCGCGAACGGCTGCGTTTGCTTTACGGCGATCAATTCCGCATGGACATTCAGAGCCAGGAAGGCACGGGCACGCAAATCCGCATTGAGATTCCGGAACTGGTTTCTTCCATCACGGAAGCAGTAACGTAACTTGGGCACGGCGAACACCGCTGCATTCTGCTCTGCTATACTCACTAATTCGGAGATGAGCAACGGACTTTCCTGATGCCGAGCAAGAAAAAATCGGGCAAAGCGCGCATCGTGGCGCGCGCCGAATTGCCAACGCAGTACGGCAAGTTCACGATCGTCGGGATCGAAGGTGCGAAGCCCGAGGAAAGCGCCGTTGCCTTGCAGCATGGCCAAGTGAGGCGAGGAGATGCGCCGCTAGTGCGCATCCATTCGCAATGCCTGACCGGCGATGTGTTTCATTCCGAGCGCTGCGATTGCCGCGCACAACTCGAGATGGCTTTGCGACAAACCAGCCGCGCGCGGTGCGGCATCGTGATTTACCTGCCGCAGGAAGGCCGCGGAATCGGGCTGATGAACAAACTGAAGGCCTATGAACTGCAGGATCGCGGCATGGATACAGTGGAAGCGAATCGCAAGCTCGGATTCGAAGCGGACCACCGCGACTATCAGTTCTGCGCTGAAGCGCTTAAATTGCTCGGCGTTCGTGCCGTGCGGTTGATGTCGAACAATCCTGATAAGGCTCAGCAGCTCGAAAGCGCAGGCGTGCGCGTGATCGAACGTGTTCCCTGCCAGCCTCCGACGACACACCGCTCGCGGCGTTATCTACTGACAAAGAAAACGAAGCTCGGACATTTATTGGAAGGAATTTAGCAGAGGCAGCGAAGTTCCCGCTCCGGAGAATTCATCCGCCGCCAACAAAGTGGACGATTTCGTAGTTGTCTCCAGCGCAGACTGCAGTTCCCTGCCATTGTGCGCGCGCCAAAATATCGCGATTCCGCTCAATAGCCACGCGCTCGCCAATCCCCAGATGACCAAGAAGCGCGGCGACCGTAAGCCCCGAAGGAACCTCGCGCGCCTCACCATTAATCGTCACATTGATTGCAGCGTTCGTTGTGCTGCTCACGATTTTGACTCCGAAGAAGAGGGTTTGCTGCGCGAGCGCAGCGCGTATCGAACTTCGCCGCTGCCGCTGCCTGCCTCCGCGCGAATCATCAGTTCGACGCGCGGTCCGGCGAGTGGCGGAATCGCGAATTGCAAGCGCGCAATCCCGTCATTGCCAGTGTTTGCCACGGCGCCGGCGTCCTGCTCTGAGCCCGAAAGCTTTGCCTCGACTTTAGCGTTTGAGATCGGCTGGCTGTCGCCGCGCCGCAAAACTTCCACTTCCAACGACGCCTGGCCGCGGGCCAGCCACGCATTTCCATTCCGCAAGCGAACCAGAATCGCATCGGTGAAGGGGCGCGCCGTGTCGCTGGAAGTTGCGGGAGCCGCGATCTGGCCGCTCTCGATGGCTTCGATGATCGCGCGGTGCTGGTCCTCGACGCGGTTGCGGATGGCCTCCTCGGAAGTGCGCGAACCGTCGGACAAATCGCAATAATCGGAAAGCTGGCGGTGAAGGACGCGCCCGCGGTGATAGACAACCGTCTCGATCATGCAGGCCGGCTGGCCGTGATCCTCCGTCTGCACGTGGAAAACGCCTGCCGCAACCTTCACATCCGAATTGAATCCCAAAGTCATGTTATCGCCCGCCGTTTTATATACCACCGGAAACTGCAAAAAAAATTTGCATCGGCATTTGACCAGAACGTGCCCACTCGTTATTATATCAGCGCACGGAAAATGAACGGAAGCTACCTCGACGCCTACGCTCCTTTGCTGCTCATGTTCCTGCTGGCCGCAGGACTGGCAGGCGTGCTTATTATTGCTTCTTCTGTTGTTGGACGCCACCTCAAGTCTCGCGCGAAGGACCAGCCCTACGAATGCGGAATTCGCCCGACCGGCGATGCACGCGAGCCTTTCCCCGTGCATTTCTATATGGTGGCTATGATTTTCATCCTGTTCGATATCGAAGCGATCTTCCTGTACCCCTGGGCGATCGTTTTCAAACAATTAAACCTTTTCGGATTTGTTGAGATGCTCTTGTATATTGTCATTTTGGTGGTCGGCTATATATATCTCTGGAAAAAGGGCGCGCTGGAATGGAAATAGCCTGCGGATAGTTCGGCGGGCCGGTTCGCCGGAATCGGAATTATAAGCGTGGGAGCCGAGCAACAAGACATCCCGCTGGCAGTACGCAAACTGAAGGAACGGGACCCCAATGGGGTCGCCGAGGTAATCTCTTTTCGTGGTGAAACGACAGTCGTTTTGCCGCGAAACCGTCTGCTCAACCTCGCCGAACTGCTCAAGTCCGACCCCGAACTGGATTTTGCTTTTCTTTCAGATATGACCGCGGTAGACCGTTTCCCCATTGAGCCGCGCTTTGAAGTCAATTAT includes:
- a CDS encoding RNA chaperone Hfq, with the protein product MNRKLFRPSLTEVKDQYPARGGHDGAGPGQRKKPAPPEQTHAESFYYVKQMQSHTPVTVTLTDGEQLHGIVEWYDRECIKLTRFGSPNLLIYKHSIKYIFKEGEEAAHGGNGNGNGHDGN
- a CDS encoding YggS family pyridoxal phosphate-dependent enzyme → MPRTRSSIASNIERIREHIARAAARADRRMEEVVLVGASKSQPAEAIREAYEAGVRAFGENRVQEWEGKQPALVDLKPSWHLIGHLQSNKARRASRLFDWIDSVSDAALALKLDEAAGETNEWLAVLIEVQLDPAETKSGVSQTDLPALAEAVVQMPHLQLRGLMTIPPFCEDPRDVRPYFRRLRRLRDDLEKHLGRSFPELSMGMSHDFEIAIEEGATQVRIGTAIFGERKAE
- a CDS encoding DUF167 domain-containing protein, encoding MIEVASRGGAVVFAVRVVPRARRNSIDGDIQGALKIHLTAPPADGRANEALRRFLAERLNVSASAVRILRGEKSRTKQVEIRGVNAAQIQSLA
- the bshA gene encoding N-acetyl-alpha-D-glucosaminyl L-malate synthase BshA; protein product: MKIGITCYPTYGGSGVVATELGMELAARGHEIHFISYAMPTRLNLTNERITFHEVEVTSYPLFDHPPYTLSLAVKMFEVAESASLDLLHVHYAIPHSVSALLARSMMAPRRLPFITTLHGTDITLVGSDRSYLPVTRFSIEQSDGVTAISNYLRQETIREFDIRRPIEAIRNFVNCDLYCRPKDQRPRAEWAPDGEPILMHLSNFRPVKRVTDAVEIFALVREKMPAKLVLIGDGPDHGAVEHLVRQKKLGSEVFFLGKQGGVQDLLGLADLFLLPSDLESFGLAALEAMACEVPVIATNVGGVPEVVTHGVDGYLVAPRDVAAAAKYAIQILSRADRGREMGQQARIDARKKFCSNDVIPLYEEYYRKVLESSSAASA
- the tmk gene encoding dTMP kinase, with protein sequence MAGRGKFIALEGIDGSGKRTQIDLLSRALQQRGIEHVKMSFPRYEGFFGRMVARYLNGEFGTLAQVDPHFSALLYAGDRLEHKQLLEEHLGQGKMILTDRYIGSNLAHQGARVTNRKMAQFLHWLEKLEYEVYGLPREDLVIYLRVPSVEARRLVGQKGARQYTRRRHDLHEASLRHLKNAAKVYDRLAKRRNWTVVECTERGHELLSPEMIHRRILDILDARILASLRDSEEF
- a CDS encoding TIR domain-containing protein, with the protein product MEETSNVFISQSGPRSRRVAEALKDLLPTIIPAAKPWISTANIDPGTRWRDEIIKALNTMKAGIVCLTSENLTAEWILFEAGALSKASDTQARVWTYLIGGLEPQDVKDPLGMFQATRAEKEGTRKLIHSINENLGSPIEQKRLDSIFDRMWWTDLEKEMDSLPASEGAAPLKRSSDEIAADTLELVRGLIPIVQDIASEAEMTRQKRLAEEQVLQYSVFSNVGPGALAFTPAGGVMQRAKYANWASPLLVAAQDSLRTDERNPQSASDAVGASVPPRSPRTHAPRPRRKRFSHRSKEKPGL
- a CDS encoding M24 family metallopeptidase, which gives rise to MSDMKAIQTELRNQKCDGWLFYDHHHRDPIAGRILGLDPKVMASRRWFYFIPARGNPGKLVHRIEAGQLDGLPGRKIEYSGWEELQKNLGKMLHGAKSIAMEYSPMNNIPYIGLVDAGTIELVRKLGVKIVSSADLVQKFEAAWTPEQFASHKAAAKIVDAVTQDAFRRAGSFVREKKSLTEYELQQWMAAQFRANGVFADGPPIVAVNANAGNPHYGPPATGSAPIREGDLLLLDVWGKVDQPGSVYYDITWMGYLGASVPAKYAKIFQIVRGARDAAIEFVKRSVAAGRSIHGWEVDRACREVIRKAGYGKYFTHRTGHSIGQDVHGNGANMDGLETKDDRRVAPHTCFSVEPGIYLPEFGVRSEVNMYVGDGEASVTGPIQEEIIPILA